GCCACCGGCCCACGCGGCCCGTGCCCGGGCTCGGGCACCCGATCCGGGCCGGCCCGGGCGGCCGGTCGCCGGGGCCGCGGCGTCATACAGCTCACGCACCCGGTCCCGGTCCATGTTGGTGGTCTGGTGCAGCATCGACACCGCGGCATCGCGCGGATCGCGGCCGACGCAGATATACGTCACCCGGTCGTCAAGGACGAGGCCGTCCAGCGGGGTGTGCGTCTTGATGAAGCGCCGGTGCCGCTGCGCCTCCAGCACCGCGGCAACCTCCTGGACCGGCCGGATCGTCTGATCGAACCACGGCGACACCGTCGACAACGGCCCCGGCAGATCCGGACCGTCGAACACCAGCAGGGAGACCAACCGCTGCATCCAGGTCATGCCGCATTTCGACGGCGTGGTGATGATGATGTCGCCGGGCCGCAGTTCCAGAGCGTCCCATCGCGTGTTGTCGCTCATCAACGACCGGTACGGCACGCGGTTCACAGCGGTGCTCATATCGAGGACTCCCGGATGATGTCGAACAGGATGCCTTCCACGGTGACGCCCGGCGCGAACGCGAACGCCACGCCCGTGGAGATAGGTTTGGCCGATTCCGCTTGCCGCACCATCGATTCCAGCACGAAGATCAGCGACACGCTGAGCATGTTGCCGAACCTGGCCAGCACCTCCCAGCTCTGCGCCGCGCGTTCGGCGGCGATGCCCAAGGAACGCACCGACTGCTCGATGATCTTGGGGCCGCCGGGATGGATCGCCCACAGATCGATGTCGGACTTAGCCAACCCGTTGTCCCGCAACACTTCTGCCACCACGGGTTCGACACCGCGATAGATGTAGTCGGGCAGGTTCTCCGACAACTCGCAGGTGATGCCGTTGTGGTTGACGCCGAGCACGATGCCGTCCTCGGCGCCGTCGAGCAGTTGGGTGAAGCTGCTGCGGATCACCACGCTGCCCTGCGGAAGCAGCTGTCGCACCTGGCTGGCGCCGATCACCAGCGCGCCACAACCGTCACCGAACAGGCTGTGGATCACCACGTCGTTGATATCGTCGGCGAAAACTGCATTCACCGAACATAATTCGATGCACACCACCAGCGCCTTCATGCTCGGATGGGCCCGCACGTAGGTGGCAGCGATGCGCACGGCGTTCATCGCGGCGGCACAACCCATGAAGTTGACCACCACCCGCGAAATGGACCGCGACAAGCCGAGTTCCTTGACAACCGCGACGTCGACACCCGGCGCGATGAACCCGGTGCTGGTGACGAACACCAGCAACCCGATCTCGTCGGCCCCGTAGGGTAAGTCGGCCAACGCTCGTCTGCTCACGTCCACCGCCAGCGGAACCGCGTGGTCGAAAAACATGTTCATCCGGTCCCGGATCGTCGCAGGGTCACGCCGGAATGCGCCGAATTCGGGGTTCAGCGGGTCCACCGCCATCTGGCGGGTGTCGATCCGCGTCTTCTGGTATATCCGCGGAATCCGTTGCCGCTGTTCGGGATCGTCGAAAAGCTCGGCGACCCGCGCGGCGGCGTCGGCCTGCCCGACCGTGCGCTGCGGCCCGCCCGTCGCGATGCCTTCGATGACCGCGACCGTGGTAGGCGGCGCCGGCGGCAGCTGCGCCAGGCCGATCTCGTCGACTTCTTCGGCGGGCAACACCACACCGCCCTCCCGGGTGCTCATACCGACCCGATTCCGACGAAGCCGGCGACCACGTAGTTGACGCTGTCCTTGAACGCCGTGGGCGAGAGGTGCTCACGCAGCAGACCCCAGTTGCGTTCCCGGGCCGGACGCGACGGCGACAACAGGTAAGTGCAGCAGAGCGTGGGCAGCCGATCGGTGAGGAAACTCTTCGGCGGCAACCATTCCACTCCGGACCTCGCCGACTCTTCGCGCAACACGTCCTCAGTCACGATGTTGGCGAAACCGCTTCGCTGGAACGGCAATACGTGGTGCACGCGGTGCGAGCTCAGGCCGGCCGACAGGAAGCAGTCGACGTAGCGGTTGCCGATCACCTTCAGATCGTGGGCGTGCTCGAGCTGGTCGACCCCCCAATCCTCCCCTGCTGCTTCGGTTGCCGAGTCCTGGTCCTCGAACTCGTGACTGGCCACCACCATGAAGGTGCTGACCCACAGCGTCGCGACGAATTGCAATGCCCAGGCCCAGAAGTCGCCGACGGCCAGGAACACCACCATCTCGGTCACCAGCAGCAACCGCACCCCGGACGACCCGAGGAAGTGCGGTAACGCGTTGCGCCAGCTGCCGTAGCCCTCTTCGACTCCCACCTTGCGGGTCATGTTCCAGACGTCGGCGATCCGCACCGCCATGCCCGTCACCGTGTGGCCGAGCTTGTGGACCGTGTGCACGGGCACCCGATACAGCCTGGGCAACCCCATCATCATGGTGAACACGTTCTTCTTGATGTCCACCGCGCTCTGGGTGTACGGGTGGTGCAGCAGCGTGTGACCGTCGGCGACCACCAGCGCCAGCGCGATGTAATTGAGGTCGAAGGAGTTGACGAACACCCGGTTCAGGCCGCGCTGCGCACGGTGCAGAGCGTAGTGGCCGTAGCCGACTAGCGAACTGCGCAACACGACCATCGCAAACACAAAGGCCCACAACGGCATCCACCGCGGCTCGACCAGGCGCAGCCCCTGCACACCGAAGTAGCCGATCGCCAACAGCACGGCGACAACGTTGAAAAGCCGGTCCATCAACTTGATTCGCGCCGCCAGCGCCGGCTCGGTCAGCCGCGCCTTGACCCGGTGCATCAGGTCTTCTTGGTTGTCGAACCGGTAGTGCGGGGTGTCGCGCCGGCTGTCGAAGTCTGGTTTGAACAAAAACGGCGGGGCGTTGTGCTTGGGATGGATGTCGCGCGGAGTGGCTTCCCGGCCCAGCGAGTAGCGGCGCTCCAGAATGCGTTCGACCACCGTCGGATCGCGGTGATAGGACGCGATGATCGCTGTGATGTCACGGTTCTTGGTGCGCCCGATGAAGAAGGCACCCCCGGGATGCTTGTCGATCCAGTCGCTCAGGTCGTAGGCCCGCCCGTTGTACACCCAGACATCGGGCAACACCGGGGGTTCCCCGCCCGGCGGAGGACCGGGGCGCGGGTCGGTCCCGCGCTCCTGAACCTCCGGGACGTCGTTGGTCATTGCTGGTCCTCCAGGTCTGGTCGAGTGAAATCGGCTGCGCGCCGGGCTTTCCGGCGAGTTGGCCCAAATAGTGCAAGCTCGGCCTTGATGGAGCCTTGGAGAATTCTCAATGGCTGCACGCTGGGATCCTGCGCATCACTGGAGACGAACTGCGGACGAGAACCGACCCGGAGTCCGGCGGCCGCAATGCAGTGCCGCACATCCGGGTCGGTTCCCTACCCGAACGAGCCCGTTATCCCTGCGGGTTGGGGATGGTCACCGGCGCTCCCCAATTGGACAGCGTGATGGTGACGTGACCCTTGTCCTTGTCGAGCACCATCCGCACCAGGTAGGCACTCGGCGGATTGCCCGGAGCGCCCGGCGCCTTCGCGTCGACGATGTAGAGGGTGATCGGCAGCGGACCCTTGGCGTCCTTGCCGATCTGCGGCACCAGCGGGTCGACGACAGCCGGGTCGATCGTCCCGGTCACCTTGATGGTGGCCACCCCGTCGATGTTCTCGTTACCGGCGATCTGCGGACTCTGGACCTTGGCGATCACGGAGCCGATTCCCCTGTCCTTGTCCAGCACCACACCGGGGTCGTAGATCTTGTCCGCCGGCCCGGCCGAGGTGTACTTTCCGGTGTCGTCCTTGGTGTACATCGTCTTCTTGGTGACCACGAACTGCTTGGGCACCGCGGGTGCCTGTGGTTGCAGCCGGATCATGGCGTCACCGACGGCTTGCCCCCCGAGTTCCTGCGGCTGGTTGGTGACGTCGGCGTTGACCGACTCCATCGGCAAGGTGTTGATGTCGGCGGTCTGCAGGTTCACGTGCAGAGAGTGCAACCCGGTGGTGGCCTTGGAGCTGTCCTGCAGCAACTGCTGCGCCTCCGGCGAGGGAGCCGCCGACGAACCGGAGCTGGCCCCGGAGGTCGCCGATGAGGCCGCGGATCCGGAAGTCGCCGATGTCGAGGACGTGGCGGTCGAATTCTTGTTTCCACATCCGGTGATGACCGTCGCGACAACGGCCGCGGCGAACACAATCGCGACTGACGGCCGGGTCCAGGATCGGCAGGAAACACGTCGTTGGGAAATTTGCGCTTGTGAGATCAAGCCATTCATGGCCAGCCTTTGCTGAGTTAACCAACCAGTGGTAGCGAGCGGCGGGCCGCCGCCCTCGTCGTACGGTATGCCGGAGCCTGGAAACCCAGGCACCGGCCATGGTCGCGGGTCTCGGTGACTGCACACCCCGCACCCTGGTTCACCGGCGACGACACCGTCAACAGCACGTCGCCGCCCTCACAGCGTGTTCCCCAGATCACAATTGCCGGAGAGCGCGACAGTAACATGCGGCTGCGATGGTGCAAACGGTTTCGCAGAAGTAACTGACCGGCCCGAGGGCCGCCCGGCGCGCTCTTTGCGGAGCCGCCAATTTGTCGGCGCGCGCGTCGCCTCGACGGACCGGGCGGCTAACCTACCCGGGTGAATCTCGACGGCAATCAGGCAACCATCCGCGAGGTCTGTGACGCCGGTCTGCTCTCCGGAGCGGTGACGGTGGTCTGGCAGCGTGGAGAAGTGTTGCAAGTCAACGAAATCGGCTACCGCGATGTCGAGGCGGGGCTACCGATGCAGCGCGACACGCTGTTTCGTATCGCCTCGATGACCAAACCCGTCACCGTGGCGGCCGTGATGAGCCTGGTCGACGAGGGCAAACTGACTCTGCGCGATCCGGTCGCGCGGTGGGCACCGGAACTCGCCGATCCCAGGGTGCTCGACGACCCACACGGCCCGCTGGACCGAACGCATCCCGCCCGGCGGCCGATCCTGATCGAGGATCTGCTCACCCACACCAGCGGGCTGGCCTACGGGTTCTCGGTGGGCGGCCCGATCGGCCGGTCCTACCTACGACTGCCGTTCAACCAGGGTTCCGACGTCTGGCTCGCCGAACTCGCCGCGCTGCCGCTGGTCCACCAACCCGGTGAAAAGGTGACCTACAGCCACGCCATCGACGTGCTGGGCGTCATTCTGTCCCGCATCGAGGGCAAGCCGCTCTACGAGGTTTTCGACGAGCGCGTGCTCGGTCCGGTGGGCATGCCCGACACTGGGTTCTTCGTAGCGCCCGGGGCGCGCTCCCGCGCGGCCACCATGTACCGGCACGACGAAAACGACCAGTTGCGTCACGACGTGATGGGACCACCGCAGGTCAAGCCGCCGTCGTTCTGCAACGCCGGCGGCGGGCTGTGGTCCACCGCCGA
The nucleotide sequence above comes from Mycobacterium kiyosense. Encoded proteins:
- the pks18 gene encoding alpha-pyrone synthesis polyketide synthase-like Pks18 is translated as MSTREGGVVLPAEEVDEIGLAQLPPAPPTTVAVIEGIATGGPQRTVGQADAAARVAELFDDPEQRQRIPRIYQKTRIDTRQMAVDPLNPEFGAFRRDPATIRDRMNMFFDHAVPLAVDVSRRALADLPYGADEIGLLVFVTSTGFIAPGVDVAVVKELGLSRSISRVVVNFMGCAAAMNAVRIAATYVRAHPSMKALVVCIELCSVNAVFADDINDVVIHSLFGDGCGALVIGASQVRQLLPQGSVVIRSSFTQLLDGAEDGIVLGVNHNGITCELSENLPDYIYRGVEPVVAEVLRDNGLAKSDIDLWAIHPGGPKIIEQSVRSLGIAAERAAQSWEVLARFGNMLSVSLIFVLESMVRQAESAKPISTGVAFAFAPGVTVEGILFDIIRESSI
- a CDS encoding membrane protein, translating into MTNDVPEVQERGTDPRPGPPPGGEPPVLPDVWVYNGRAYDLSDWIDKHPGGAFFIGRTKNRDITAIIASYHRDPTVVERILERRYSLGREATPRDIHPKHNAPPFLFKPDFDSRRDTPHYRFDNQEDLMHRVKARLTEPALAARIKLMDRLFNVVAVLLAIGYFGVQGLRLVEPRWMPLWAFVFAMVVLRSSLVGYGHYALHRAQRGLNRVFVNSFDLNYIALALVVADGHTLLHHPYTQSAVDIKKNVFTMMMGLPRLYRVPVHTVHKLGHTVTGMAVRIADVWNMTRKVGVEEGYGSWRNALPHFLGSSGVRLLLVTEMVVFLAVGDFWAWALQFVATLWVSTFMVVASHEFEDQDSATEAAGEDWGVDQLEHAHDLKVIGNRYVDCFLSAGLSSHRVHHVLPFQRSGFANIVTEDVLREESARSGVEWLPPKSFLTDRLPTLCCTYLLSPSRPARERNWGLLREHLSPTAFKDSVNYVVAGFVGIGSV
- the lprF gene encoding putative diacylated glycolipid transporter LprF, whose translation is MLQDSSKATTGLHSLHVNLQTADINTLPMESVNADVTNQPQELGGQAVGDAMIRLQPQAPAVPKQFVVTKKTMYTKDDTGKYTSAGPADKIYDPGVVLDKDRGIGSVIAKVQSPQIAGNENIDGVATIKVTGTIDPAVVDPLVPQIGKDAKGPLPITLYIVDAKAPGAPGNPPSAYLVRMVLDKDKGHVTITLSNWGAPVTIPNPQG